The following are encoded in a window of Spea bombifrons isolate aSpeBom1 chromosome 2, aSpeBom1.2.pri, whole genome shotgun sequence genomic DNA:
- the ADORA1 gene encoding adenosine receptor A1, whose amino-acid sequence MESMASLVVYIVIEVIIAVVSVVGNVLVIWAVIVNQALRDTTFFFIVSLAVADIAVGSLVIPLAITISIGLKTEFYSCLMGACIVLILTQSSILALLAIAADRYLRVKIPTSYKSVVTARRAGIAITGCWVLSFIVGLVPMFGWNNIDNQRKALNSSSSDVIIICQFETVISMEYMVYFNFFVWVLPPLFLMLIVYLEVFNLIQKQLNKKVSSTSKDPQKYYGKELKIAKSLALILLLFALSWLPLHTLNCITLFCHTCKTPMIITYIAIFLSHGNSAMNPIVYAFRIEKFRTTFLYIWKKYFCCKSGRALNRAKTTVIERSASKHII is encoded by the exons ATGGAATCCATGGCCTCACTGGTTGTCTACATTGTCATCGAGGTGATCATAGCTGTGGTTTCAGTAGTCGGGAATGTTCTAGTTATCTGGGCTGTGATTGTCAACCAAGCCCTCCGAGACACCACATTCTTTTTCATTGTGTCCCTGGCCGTGGCTGATATTGCAGTTGGTTCTCTGGTTATCCCTCTGGCTATCACAATCAGCATTGGACTGAAGACAGAATTTTATAGCTGTCTTATGGGGGCCTGCATTGTGCTGATCCTCACCCAGAGTTCCATATTAGCACTGCTGGCCATTGCTGCGGATAGATATCTTAGAGTCAAGATCCCAACAAG TTACAAGAGCGTTGTAACAGCAAGAAGAGCCGGCATAGCAATTACAGGATGCTGGGTGCTCTCTTTCATCGTCGGCTTGGTTCCCATGTTTGGATGGAACAACATAGACAACCAAAGGAAAGCACTTAATTCCAGTAGTAGCGATGTTATCATTATTTGCCAGTTTGAGACTGTAATCAGCATGGAGTACATGGTATactttaacttttttgtttggGTACTTCCTCCACTTTTCCTAATGCTTATTGTGTATCTGGAAGTGTTCAATCTAATTCAAAAACAGCTCAATAAAAAAGTATCTTCCACTTCCAAGGACCCACAGAAATACTACGGGAAGGAACTAAAAATTGCAAAATCCCTTGCACTAATCCTGCTACTTTTTGCTTTAAGCTGGTTGCCACTTCACACCTTGAACTGCATTACTTTATTCTGCCACACCTGCAAAACTCCGATGATCATCACCTACATTGCCATCTTCTTATCGCACGGAAATTCAGCTATGAACCCCATTGTCTACGCATTCCGGATTGAGAAATTCCGAACTACGTTTTTgtacatttggaaaaaatatttctgctgcAAATCTGGCAGAGCATTGAACAGAGCAAAGACTACAGTCATTGAAAGATCAGCTTCAAAACATATCATCTAG